A window of Armatimonadota bacterium contains these coding sequences:
- a CDS encoding DUF370 domain-containing protein codes for MYVHIGEDVVVRADEIVAIVDARLAQTAEVNQEFFQRAAAAGWLRGERLSDARSVVVTTRGLYPSQISPSTVATRVRELYQGM; via the coding sequence GTGTACGTGCACATCGGGGAAGATGTGGTCGTGCGGGCAGACGAGATTGTGGCCATCGTCGATGCGCGGCTGGCGCAGACCGCTGAGGTGAACCAGGAGTTCTTTCAGCGGGCCGCGGCAGCCGGGTGGCTGCGCGGGGAACGCCTCAGCGACGCCCGTTCGGTCGTCGTGACCACCCGCGGCCTGTACCCGTCTCAGATCTCGCCCTCGACCGTCGCCACCCGGGTGCGCGAACTGTATCAGGGGATGTAG
- a CDS encoding DUF721 domain-containing protein, with the protein MPIADVLRDLAREGTLGAGLEGAKALAAWEAVAGPLGSLCRVEGFRAGEMLLAARSPAAAQEVSLRREAIRRKINTRLGREVVRSIRVAHRADGWETGEGVGRAAEGARASEPPVAAGEAEQIDQQVARIGDASTREAARRVLMRVARLRAARLAMGWRPCPRCGTLTDPHRREVCPFCRPASDAPPLR; encoded by the coding sequence GTGCCGATCGCAGACGTACTGCGGGACCTGGCCAGGGAGGGCACGCTGGGGGCAGGACTGGAAGGCGCGAAAGCCCTCGCCGCGTGGGAAGCCGTGGCCGGACCACTCGGCAGCCTCTGTCGGGTGGAAGGGTTTCGAGCGGGGGAGATGCTGCTGGCCGCCCGGAGTCCCGCCGCCGCCCAGGAGGTCAGCCTGCGGCGCGAGGCCATTCGCCGCAAGATCAACACCCGTCTGGGGCGGGAGGTGGTGCGGTCGATTCGGGTGGCTCACCGCGCCGATGGATGGGAGACAGGCGAGGGGGTCGGGCGGGCGGCGGAGGGGGCGCGGGCGTCCGAGCCGCCCGTGGCAGCCGGCGAGGCCGAGCAGATCGACCAGCAGGTGGCCCGCATCGGGGACGCCAGCACCCGGGAGGCCGCACGCAGGGTGCTGATGCGGGTGGCGCGGTTGCGGGCGGCGCGGCTGGCTATGGGATGGCGGCCGTGTCCGAGGTGTGGAACGCTCACGGATCCCCACCGCCGAGAGGTGTGCCCGTTCTGCCGGCCAGCCAGCGACGCCCCACCGCTGCGGTAG
- a CDS encoding DNA replication/repair protein RecF, translating to MRVRSVFVVDFRNQARAEVAFEPGLNVIVGPNGVGKTNLLEAVDVTATGRSHRTVRETEVIRFGAEQAVARAAYERAGGGHVAEVRLYRSGLKHIRINGARTSRAGLLGRVVRVLSGPQDSEVVAGPAGHRRRLMDGVLCQLSASHYRNLLRYARVLQQRNRLLRAGAPAQLLEVWDEQLIELGTAITDRRASLVRRLAQHASEAGAALGCGGVGLRYLPSWSGEAEGARVALLKARREEYRRGVTLTGPHRDDLEITLDGIAVRAFGSRGQQRAVVVALRLAEREVVRKEMGEDPVLLFDDVLSDLDRARAARLLEIVSSCGQAVLTATDRSAVHTAATVVVVGP from the coding sequence ATGCGCGTCCGGTCCGTGTTCGTGGTGGACTTCCGGAATCAGGCGCGCGCAGAAGTCGCGTTTGAGCCCGGGCTCAACGTGATCGTGGGGCCCAACGGGGTCGGCAAGACGAACCTCCTGGAGGCCGTGGACGTGACGGCTACCGGCCGCAGCCACCGGACCGTTCGAGAGACGGAGGTCATCCGGTTCGGTGCGGAGCAGGCCGTGGCGCGGGCGGCCTACGAACGGGCGGGGGGCGGGCACGTGGCGGAGGTTCGGCTGTATCGCAGCGGGCTCAAGCACATCCGCATCAACGGTGCGCGGACCAGCCGCGCCGGGCTGCTGGGCCGGGTGGTGCGCGTGCTTTCGGGTCCGCAGGACAGCGAGGTCGTAGCCGGACCGGCCGGACACCGTCGGCGCCTGATGGACGGGGTGCTGTGCCAGCTCAGCGCCTCCCACTACCGGAACCTGCTTCGGTACGCACGGGTGCTGCAGCAGAGGAACCGCCTGCTGCGGGCCGGCGCGCCGGCGCAGCTGCTTGAGGTCTGGGATGAGCAATTGATCGAGCTGGGCACAGCGATCACGGATCGCCGTGCGTCGCTGGTGCGGCGGCTGGCACAGCATGCCTCGGAGGCAGGGGCGGCGCTGGGCTGTGGCGGGGTCGGGCTTCGCTACCTGCCGTCATGGAGCGGGGAGGCGGAGGGGGCGAGGGTGGCGCTGCTCAAGGCCCGGCGGGAGGAGTACCGCCGCGGGGTGACGCTGACCGGGCCGCACCGGGACGACCTCGAGATCACCCTGGACGGCATCGCCGTCCGGGCGTTTGGTTCCCGCGGCCAGCAGCGCGCCGTGGTGGTCGCGCTGAGATTGGCCGAGCGGGAGGTGGTGCGGAAGGAGATGGGGGAGGATCCGGTGCTGCTGTTCGACGACGTGCTGTCGGATCTTGACCGGGCCCGCGCCGCGAGGCTGTTGGAGATCGTATCGAGCTGCGGTCAGGCGGTATTGACGGCGACGGACCGGTCGGCCGTGCACACGGCGGCGACAGTGGTCGTGGTGGGGCCGTGA
- a CDS encoding RNA-binding S4 domain-containing protein: MSASARGGRWVAIRGERIELGALLKWAGVVGTGGEAKRMVQEGRVRVNGAVETRRSRAVVPGDVVDAAGVRLVVVAEV; this comes from the coding sequence ATGTCCGCCTCGGCGCGTGGGGGACGGTGGGTGGCGATTCGGGGTGAGCGGATCGAACTGGGCGCGTTGCTGAAGTGGGCCGGTGTTGTGGGCACGGGGGGCGAAGCCAAGAGGATGGTGCAGGAGGGGCGGGTACGTGTGAACGGAGCGGTAGAGACCCGCCGGTCGCGGGCCGTGGTGCCGGGCGATGTTGTGGACGCCGCCGGGGTTCGCCTGGTCGTGGTGGCGGAGGTCTGA
- the dnaN gene encoding DNA polymerase III subunit beta — protein sequence MRIRCSQEDLSRAVHTAGRAVSSRTTMPILANLLLETTRDGVRVSATDLELGIRTEVPAQVDRGGMVTLPARLLTEIVSNLPAAPVEIRVEEGASQAEILCERSAFEILGLPAGDFPRLPDTEVDPVCRVDAGLLRGMIRQTIFAVSTDETRPFLTGVYVVVEGGEMRLVATDGGRLALRTARIGKGASMAAIVPGKAMHELVRLLAGADKEVAIGLVDNQVVVSVGEVRVVSRVIGGQFPNYQQVIPKEFKQKVRVRTERLHAAVRRVSITARDSATVVRFSAVGDVLRLQSNTPEVGRAQEEIEVHTEGEGIEAAFNARYLMDALSVMDADEVSFDLTGPLSPGALRPVGREDYVYVLAPVRVYG from the coding sequence ATGAGGATACGGTGTTCGCAGGAGGATCTGTCGCGGGCGGTGCACACCGCGGGTCGGGCTGTGTCGTCGCGGACGACGATGCCGATCCTGGCCAACCTGCTGCTGGAGACGACCCGCGATGGGGTGCGGGTGTCGGCGACGGACCTGGAGCTGGGCATCCGCACGGAGGTGCCGGCGCAGGTGGACCGGGGCGGGATGGTGACGTTGCCGGCGCGGTTGTTGACGGAGATCGTAAGCAACCTGCCGGCCGCCCCGGTGGAGATCCGGGTGGAGGAGGGCGCCAGCCAGGCGGAGATCCTGTGCGAGCGATCGGCCTTCGAGATCCTGGGCCTGCCGGCGGGGGACTTTCCGCGGCTGCCCGACACGGAGGTGGATCCGGTCTGTCGGGTGGACGCAGGGCTTCTGCGGGGGATGATCCGGCAGACGATCTTCGCGGTGAGCACCGACGAGACACGGCCGTTTTTGACGGGGGTCTACGTGGTGGTGGAAGGTGGCGAGATGCGTCTGGTGGCCACGGACGGCGGTCGGCTGGCGCTGCGCACCGCCAGGATCGGCAAGGGCGCAAGCATGGCTGCCATCGTGCCCGGCAAGGCGATGCACGAGCTGGTGAGGTTGCTGGCCGGAGCGGACAAGGAGGTCGCGATCGGGTTGGTGGACAACCAGGTGGTCGTATCGGTGGGTGAGGTGCGTGTGGTGTCGCGCGTGATCGGCGGGCAGTTTCCGAACTACCAGCAGGTGATCCCCAAGGAGTTCAAGCAGAAGGTACGCGTCAGGACGGAGCGGTTGCACGCAGCGGTGCGGAGGGTGTCGATCACGGCGCGGGACTCGGCGACCGTGGTTCGGTTCAGCGCGGTGGGCGACGTCCTGCGGCTGCAATCGAACACACCGGAGGTGGGTCGGGCGCAGGAGGAGATCGAGGTGCACACGGAGGGCGAGGGCATCGAGGCAGCGTTCAATGCACGCTACCTGATGGACGCGCTGTCGGTCATGGACGCCGACGAGGTGTCGTTCGACCTGACGGGACCGCTGTCCCCGGGCGCGCTTCGGCCCGTGGGGCGGGAGGACTACGTGTACGTGCTGGCACCGGTTCGTGTGTACGGGTAG
- the dnaA gene encoding chromosomal replication initiator protein DnaA: MPQSRVQQVWQDTLSRLQERLSRPGVGVEMFLKSARPLLLEDDAILLAVPNAMAKQWVEERYLATIREELHRLLGREISVRLLVSDDGGYQDELPSDPRASLDGPRTVPPDGMHLSPRYTFDTFVVGSGNRFAHAAALAVAESPARAYNPLFIYGGVGLGKTHLLQAIAHKLVARRGEIRIFYCTGEKFTNEVISAIQGGRTEDLRRKYRSVDVLLIDDIQFIAGKPSTQEEFFHTFNALHDAGKQIILTSDRPPKDIPTLEDRLRSRFEWGLIADVQPPDYETRVAILRKKAELERMSVPHDVTEFIAQHFQSNIRELEGALVRVVAYATLTRVPPSVDLARTVLRDLLPQTRPQPITIAAIQKAVAEKFGLRLDDMKAKRRTKGVAFPRQVAMYLARELTDSSLPRIGDEFGGRDHTTVMHACDRVREQMQRDPHLAATVHALIQQFQRIG; encoded by the coding sequence ATGCCGCAGTCCCGCGTGCAGCAGGTATGGCAAGACACCCTCAGCCGGCTGCAGGAACGCCTCAGCCGGCCGGGTGTGGGTGTCGAGATGTTCCTGAAGAGCGCCCGCCCGCTGCTGCTGGAAGACGACGCCATCCTGCTGGCGGTCCCTAACGCGATGGCCAAGCAGTGGGTGGAGGAGAGGTACCTCGCCACGATCCGCGAGGAACTCCACCGCCTGCTCGGCCGGGAGATCTCGGTCCGCCTGCTGGTCTCCGACGACGGCGGCTACCAGGACGAACTGCCGTCCGATCCGCGCGCCAGCCTGGACGGACCGCGCACGGTGCCGCCCGACGGCATGCACCTGTCCCCGCGCTACACCTTCGACACGTTCGTCGTGGGGTCGGGCAACCGCTTCGCTCACGCAGCCGCCCTCGCCGTCGCAGAGTCCCCCGCACGCGCCTACAATCCCTTGTTCATCTACGGAGGCGTCGGTCTGGGCAAGACGCACCTCCTACAGGCCATCGCCCACAAGCTCGTTGCCCGGCGGGGCGAGATTCGGATCTTTTACTGCACCGGCGAGAAGTTCACCAACGAGGTAATCAGCGCCATCCAGGGCGGCCGCACCGAGGACCTGCGCCGCAAGTACCGCAGCGTCGACGTCCTGCTGATCGACGACATCCAGTTCATCGCCGGCAAACCCAGCACCCAGGAGGAGTTCTTCCACACCTTCAATGCGCTGCACGATGCCGGCAAACAGATCATCCTGACCTCGGACCGGCCGCCCAAGGACATCCCCACCCTCGAAGATCGCCTCCGATCGCGCTTCGAGTGGGGCCTCATCGCCGACGTCCAACCCCCCGACTACGAAACCCGCGTGGCCATCTTGCGCAAGAAGGCCGAGCTGGAGCGCATGAGCGTGCCCCACGACGTGACGGAGTTCATCGCCCAGCACTTCCAGTCCAACATCCGCGAACTCGAAGGAGCCCTCGTGCGCGTCGTGGCCTACGCTACGCTCACGCGCGTGCCGCCGTCGGTGGACCTGGCGCGGACCGTCCTACGCGACCTCCTCCCGCAGACTCGGCCGCAGCCGATCACCATCGCCGCCATCCAGAAGGCGGTGGCCGAGAAGTTCGGGCTCCGGCTGGACGACATGAAGGCCAAAAGACGCACCAAGGGCGTGGCCTTCCCCCGCCAGGTCGCGATGTACCTCGCCCGCGAACTGACCGACTCGTCGCTTCCCAGGATCGGCGACGAGTTCGGGGGCCGCGACCACACAACCGTCATGCACGCCTGCGACCGCGTCCGAGAGCAGATGCAGCGCGATCCCCATCTGGCAGCCACCGTCCACGCTCTCATCCAGCAGTTCCAGCGCATCGGGTAA
- a CDS encoding ATP-binding protein, with protein MSLRDLLNEILGEREATQASDAAPEVRLAVYDSPLAEPRVISLSSDDFHDLVAKLATSTFDHAQRRGSRIPFVVIREIVENLIHAHFRNAVITITDEGNTIRISDQGPGIRDKERAMQPGFTTATSAMRKVIRGVGSGLPVAREQLTFLGGAITLEDNLDGGTVVTLRMAPERTTPPSAPSRPTLAKTTERQNRVLLLVAEMGSAGPTTVAKELDISLSTAYRELAALERLDLLRAHPGGRRTLTEQGVRFVDEIFKSNS; from the coding sequence ATGTCACTGCGCGACCTCCTCAACGAGATCCTCGGCGAGCGGGAGGCAACGCAGGCGTCCGACGCGGCCCCCGAAGTCCGGCTGGCCGTATACGACTCGCCGCTGGCCGAGCCGCGTGTCATCTCGCTGTCCAGCGATGACTTTCACGACCTGGTGGCCAAGCTCGCAACGAGCACGTTCGACCACGCCCAACGCCGTGGCAGTCGTATCCCGTTCGTCGTGATCCGGGAGATCGTCGAGAACCTCATCCATGCACACTTTCGCAACGCCGTGATCACCATCACCGACGAGGGCAACACCATTCGCATCTCGGACCAAGGCCCCGGCATCCGCGACAAGGAGCGCGCGATGCAGCCCGGCTTCACCACAGCGACGTCGGCGATGCGCAAGGTGATCCGGGGCGTCGGATCGGGATTGCCGGTGGCGCGGGAGCAGCTGACCTTTCTGGGCGGCGCAATTACGCTGGAGGACAACCTCGACGGCGGCACCGTCGTCACGCTCCGCATGGCCCCGGAGCGGACCACGCCCCCTTCGGCTCCGAGCCGACCCACCCTCGCGAAGACCACCGAACGCCAAAACCGCGTACTGCTCCTGGTCGCCGAGATGGGAAGCGCGGGCCCGACGACGGTTGCCAAAGAACTGGACATCAGTCTGAGCACGGCGTACCGGGAGCTCGCCGCGCTCGAACGGCTCGACTTGCTCCGCGCGCATCCGGGCGGCCGCCGCACCCTCACCGAGCAGGGCGTGCGGTTCGTCGACGAGATCTTCAAGTCGAATTCGTGA
- the rpmH gene encoding 50S ribosomal protein L34 — MKRTYQPKKRRRARVHGFRARMRTPGGRNVLRRRRAARRRRIAG, encoded by the coding sequence GTGAAGCGCACCTATCAGCCGAAGAAGCGCCGCCGCGCGCGCGTCCACGGGTTCCGGGCGCGGATGCGCACGCCCGGAGGCCGCAACGTCTTGCGCAGGCGGCGCGCCGCCCGGCGCAGGAGGATCGCCGGTTAG
- the rnpA gene encoding ribonuclease P protein component, which produces MTAVGGQPEHGIDRLRTPRDFRRVYDEGRRHVADLFVLYRRPLPGPARVGISVGRRVGTAVVRNRVRRRVREILRHIPLGRCQEVVVVVRPQAARADFAALRSQLEALVRESGALRAPSEGRGRAEGDDGRSGGS; this is translated from the coding sequence GTGACGGCGGTCGGGGGGCAACCCGAGCACGGCATCGATCGCCTCCGGACCCCGCGGGACTTCCGCCGTGTGTACGATGAAGGTCGGCGGCATGTCGCCGATCTTTTTGTCCTCTACCGGCGTCCGCTGCCGGGTCCGGCGCGCGTGGGGATCTCGGTCGGGCGCCGCGTGGGAACGGCCGTGGTGCGCAACCGGGTGCGGCGGAGGGTGCGGGAGATCCTGCGACACATCCCCCTGGGGCGGTGTCAGGAGGTCGTGGTCGTGGTGCGCCCGCAGGCCGCGCGGGCGGACTTCGCAGCCTTGCGGTCGCAGCTGGAAGCGCTGGTGAGGGAAAGCGGGGCGCTGCGCGCGCCGTCGGAGGGACGGGGCCGTGCAGAGGGAGACGATGGGCGCTCGGGTGGGAGCTGA
- the yidD gene encoding membrane protein insertion efficiency factor YidD → MGARVGAEAGGAAASVAKAVVALIRVYQKTISAWTPRTCRYYPTCSEYAAQAVTRYGAVRGLWMAARRIVRCHPFAPGGHDPVP, encoded by the coding sequence ATGGGCGCTCGGGTGGGAGCTGAAGCCGGTGGCGCGGCGGCGTCGGTTGCAAAGGCCGTGGTGGCGCTGATCCGCGTCTACCAGAAGACGATTTCGGCCTGGACGCCGCGCACGTGCCGGTACTACCCCACGTGCTCGGAGTACGCGGCGCAGGCGGTGACGCGCTACGGCGCAGTGCGCGGGCTGTGGATGGCGGCGCGACGGATCGTGCGGTGTCATCCGTTCGCGCCGGGCGGTCACGACCCGGTGCCCTGA
- a CDS encoding YidC/Oxa1 family membrane protein insertase codes for MFGWFNAIVSVINGALQFFYGITGSYGWAIIALTLAVKLALHPLTRKQLRSMKEMQKLGPHLRALQAKFRDDPQRLNREMMDLYRAHGVNPFGGCLPMLLQMPILFALFQVLNNAQNFVKPNGEALTAVPFGPWDLLVHPMTVLSNAGGAGVGAVVAYAAVPVLIGLSTYVQQRVSVTDPQQARMFIFMPFLIGYFSLNFAVGLSLYWFVSTLTYIAEYLLVVGLPKPPQAVPVEAARPAEAAGSPGRSRRRRNRVKAARTGGASSQS; via the coding sequence TTGTTCGGTTGGTTCAATGCGATCGTCTCGGTGATCAATGGGGCGCTGCAGTTCTTCTATGGCATTACGGGGTCGTACGGGTGGGCGATCATCGCCCTGACGCTGGCGGTGAAGCTGGCGCTGCACCCGCTGACGCGCAAGCAGCTGCGGTCGATGAAGGAGATGCAAAAACTCGGCCCCCACCTCCGGGCCCTGCAAGCCAAGTTCAGGGACGATCCGCAGCGGCTGAACCGCGAGATGATGGATCTGTACCGGGCGCACGGCGTCAATCCCTTCGGGGGCTGCCTGCCGATGCTGCTGCAGATGCCGATCCTATTTGCGCTGTTCCAGGTCCTCAACAACGCGCAGAACTTCGTCAAACCCAACGGCGAGGCGCTGACCGCGGTGCCGTTCGGACCGTGGGACCTACTCGTGCACCCGATGACGGTCCTGTCCAACGCGGGCGGCGCGGGGGTGGGGGCCGTGGTCGCGTACGCGGCGGTGCCGGTCCTGATCGGACTGTCGACGTACGTTCAGCAGAGGGTTTCGGTGACCGACCCGCAGCAGGCCAGGATGTTCATCTTCATGCCGTTCTTGATCGGCTACTTCAGCTTGAACTTCGCCGTCGGCCTCTCGCTGTACTGGTTCGTCTCCACGCTCACCTACATCGCGGAGTACCTGCTTGTCGTGGGTTTGCCCAAGCCGCCCCAGGCGGTGCCCGTGGAAGCGGCAAGGCCGGCCGAGGCCGCCGGGAGCCCCGGGCGCAGCAGAAGGCGCAGAAACCGGGTGAAGGCCGCACGCACCGGGGGCGCGTCGAGCCAGTCGTGA
- the jag gene encoding RNA-binding cell elongation regulator Jag/EloR, protein MSRSEHRPGPNSAREVVATGRTVEEAIAAALERVGLTREDVEIHVLDEGSRGVFGLGGREARVRVAPKSALPEGEPADAATIAAAIEITRGLVQRMGFDATTTGHATERGLHLDVRGEGLAALIGRHGQGIEALETVVSLMLARSTGARTHVEVDVAGYRTRRRERVAEMARRAARRAVTEGTAVHLPPMDARDRRTVHSTLSEDVRVTTHSEGEGAARHVVIQPVPKRHPGQARRTDGTAGSKPSR, encoded by the coding sequence GTGAGCCGCAGCGAACACCGACCGGGCCCAAACAGCGCGCGGGAGGTCGTGGCCACCGGGCGCACGGTCGAGGAGGCGATCGCTGCCGCGCTGGAGCGGGTCGGGCTGACCCGGGAGGACGTGGAGATTCACGTCCTCGACGAGGGGTCCCGCGGCGTGTTCGGTCTGGGCGGCAGAGAGGCACGGGTCCGGGTGGCGCCGAAGTCGGCCTTGCCGGAGGGCGAACCGGCGGATGCGGCTACGATCGCGGCGGCGATCGAGATCACACGCGGGCTGGTTCAACGAATGGGATTCGACGCGACGACGACGGGGCATGCGACCGAGCGAGGGCTCCACCTGGATGTGCGGGGCGAGGGCCTGGCCGCCTTGATCGGCCGTCATGGCCAGGGGATCGAGGCACTGGAGACGGTGGTGTCGCTGATGCTGGCCAGGTCCACCGGTGCTCGCACACACGTGGAGGTGGACGTCGCCGGGTACCGGACGCGGCGGCGCGAGCGGGTGGCGGAGATGGCGCGCCGCGCGGCACGGCGCGCGGTCACCGAGGGGACGGCCGTCCACCTGCCGCCGATGGACGCGCGCGACCGCAGGACGGTGCATTCCACGCTCAGCGAAGACGTAAGGGTCACGACGCACAGTGAGGGTGAAGGCGCGGCCAGGCACGTTGTGATCCAGCCCGTCCCCAAGCGGCACCCCGGACAGGCGCGCAGAACCGACGGCACGGCCGGGTCCAAGCCCAGCAGATGA
- the rsmG gene encoding 16S rRNA (guanine(527)-N(7))-methyltransferase RsmG, producing the protein MTLEEGASALGLHLSAEQTARLDRHLRLLIEWNRRMNLVAHAPPERIVEDHFLDSLLLLVMARPAWGWRVADIGSGAGFAGLVWAAVRADLCVTLIEGRQKRAAFLERVLLETDIHNAQVVARRAEDLRGDPDHGAAYDMAAARAVARWARVVGLAVPLLRPGGTVFVALPPDATPPAAKIVQMPVPWAPGRMRRAATWRVP; encoded by the coding sequence ATGACCCTCGAAGAAGGTGCGTCCGCGCTGGGTCTGCACCTGAGCGCGGAGCAAACGGCCCGCCTGGACCGCCACCTGCGGTTGCTGATCGAGTGGAACCGCCGCATGAACCTGGTGGCGCACGCCCCGCCCGAACGAATCGTCGAAGACCACTTCCTCGACAGCCTGCTGTTGCTCGTGATGGCGCGCCCGGCATGGGGGTGGCGGGTGGCCGACATCGGCAGCGGCGCCGGTTTTGCGGGGCTGGTGTGGGCGGCTGTACGTGCGGATCTTTGCGTGACCCTGATCGAGGGACGCCAAAAGCGGGCGGCGTTCCTCGAGCGCGTCCTGCTCGAGACCGACATACACAACGCCCAGGTGGTGGCCCGGCGTGCGGAGGATCTGCGCGGGGACCCAGACCACGGCGCGGCGTACGACATGGCGGCCGCCAGGGCCGTGGCTAGGTGGGCTCGGGTCGTGGGCCTGGCCGTGCCTCTCCTCAGGCCCGGGGGTACCGTCTTTGTGGCCTTGCCTCCGGATGCAACCCCGCCGGCAGCCAAGATCGTGCAGATGCCGGTTCCTTGGGCTCCGGGCCGCATGCGGAGGGCGGCGACCTGGCGGGTGCCGTGA
- a CDS encoding AAA family ATPase: MDAARIVAVVNQKGGVGKTTTLLNLGAYLSRLGRKVLLVDLDPQGNLTSGLGIRKDLVRVSSYDCLIRGVPVRHAALPTELDRLDVVPASVDLAGAEVELVTADRRELRLREALEPVRAAYEVVLVDSPPSLGLLTVNAMAAADEVLIPIQCEFYALEGLSHLLRTIELIQRQLNPSLHIGGVILTMHDGRTNLSEQVAADVRAHFGEVVFQTPIPRSVRLAEAPSHGKPIMLYDPHSRGAVAYEAVAIEFDSRLRHRAPEHELAAAGGQAREGG; encoded by the coding sequence ATGGACGCAGCACGCATCGTAGCGGTGGTCAACCAGAAGGGCGGGGTCGGCAAGACCACGACCCTCCTGAACCTGGGTGCCTACCTGTCGCGATTGGGCCGCAAGGTCCTGCTCGTCGACCTCGATCCCCAGGGAAATCTCACCAGCGGTCTGGGCATCCGCAAGGACTTGGTGCGCGTGTCGAGCTATGACTGCTTGATCCGGGGCGTGCCGGTGCGTCATGCGGCTCTGCCTACCGAACTGGACAGGCTGGACGTCGTGCCAGCCAGTGTCGACCTGGCCGGGGCCGAAGTCGAGCTCGTCACAGCCGACCGGCGCGAGCTGCGGCTCCGGGAGGCGCTGGAGCCGGTGCGGGCAGCCTACGAAGTCGTCCTGGTGGACTCCCCTCCCTCCCTGGGGCTGCTGACAGTGAACGCGATGGCCGCCGCCGACGAGGTCCTCATCCCCATCCAGTGCGAGTTCTACGCCCTGGAAGGCCTGTCCCACCTGTTGCGGACCATTGAACTCATCCAGCGCCAGCTCAACCCCTCGCTGCACATCGGTGGGGTGATCCTGACGATGCACGACGGCCGGACGAACCTCAGCGAGCAGGTGGCCGCCGACGTCCGGGCGCACTTCGGCGAGGTTGTCTTCCAGACCCCAATACCGCGCAGTGTGCGCCTGGCAGAAGCGCCCAGCCACGGCAAGCCGATCATGCTGTACGACCCCCACTCCCGAGGCGCGGTCGCCTACGAGGCTGTGGCGATTGAGTTCGATAGTCGGCTGAGGCATAGAGCACCGGAGCACGAGTTGGCGGCGGCAGGCGGCCAAGCCCGCGAAGGAGGATGA
- a CDS encoding ParB/RepB/Spo0J family partition protein: MPEVRRRGLGRGLGALIPGADASRAQEPVERLPVESLRPGRHQPRDGIAGQAFEELVASVRAHGILQPIVARPVGTGYEIVAGERRWRAAREAGLETVPAVVRPLTDLQALQVALVENLQREDLNPVERARAYRRLIEEFGLTQQQVADAVGRSQPSVANALRLLTLPPEILETVERGTLSEAHARILVGVDDPQARRRLHRVVLERNLSVRELADMARGARHHVPGTTARRGRKPQRPDPNVLALEEALRQRLKTQVRIHRGRNKGTVDIEFYSDEDLARICDVILGAAMWGE; this comes from the coding sequence ATGCCCGAGGTGCGCAGGCGGGGACTGGGCAGGGGCCTGGGAGCCCTGATACCGGGTGCCGACGCGTCACGGGCGCAAGAGCCGGTCGAACGGCTGCCGGTGGAAAGCCTTCGCCCCGGCCGTCACCAGCCCCGGGACGGCATCGCCGGCCAGGCGTTCGAAGAACTCGTGGCGTCGGTGCGGGCTCACGGGATCCTGCAGCCGATCGTGGCCCGTCCGGTTGGCACCGGTTACGAGATCGTGGCCGGTGAGCGCCGCTGGCGGGCCGCCCGGGAGGCAGGGCTCGAGACGGTCCCAGCGGTGGTCCGCCCGCTGACGGACCTGCAAGCGCTGCAGGTTGCGCTGGTCGAGAACCTGCAGCGGGAAGATCTGAATCCCGTGGAGCGGGCGCGAGCCTACCGGAGGCTCATCGAAGAGTTCGGGCTGACCCAACAGCAAGTCGCCGATGCCGTCGGCCGCAGTCAGCCGTCGGTGGCCAACGCTTTGAGGCTGCTGACTTTGCCGCCGGAGATCCTGGAGACGGTCGAACGGGGGACGCTGTCGGAAGCCCACGCGCGGATCCTGGTGGGGGTGGACGATCCCCAGGCCCGGCGGCGGCTCCACAGGGTCGTTTTGGAGCGGAACCTTTCGGTCCGGGAGCTGGCCGACATGGCACGCGGTGCCAGGCACCATGTGCCTGGCACGACAGCCCGGCGGGGCAGGAAGCCACAAAGGCCGGACCCCAACGTACTCGCACTGGAAGAAGCCCTCCGCCAGCGCCTGAAAACCCAGGTGCGCATCCATCGGGGTCGCAACAAGGGTACCGTGGACATCGAATTTTACTCCGACGAAGACCTAGCGAGAATCTGCGACGTGATCCTAGGTGCGGCGATGTGGGGCGAGTAG